Proteins from one Candidatus Zixiibacteriota bacterium genomic window:
- a CDS encoding YHS domain-containing protein has protein sequence MAKDPVCGMNVEEQKAAGTSEYKGRTYFFCCRSCKEKFDRDPEKYLK, from the coding sequence ATGGCAAAGGATCCGGTCTGCGGCATGAACGTCGAAGAACAAAAGGCGGCCGGCACCAGCGAATACAAGGGCCGCACTTACTTCTTCTGTTGCAGGAGCTGCAAGGAGAAGTTCGATCGAGATCCGGAGAAGTACCTGAAATAG